A genomic stretch from Sphingomonas sp. HDW15A includes:
- a CDS encoding [protein-PII] uridylyltransferase, translating into MSAPRFHLVADRRAIIDRRAVGERLAQADRNARGAILKAGLADGRREIARRLSQEPARGRTAAASMAYLADQIVRLSFDAASGALGDPNESIALVGLGGTGRGEMAPYSDVDLLFLVPKGAHGTLAPLVEATLYLLWQMDWKVGHAIRDADEVLASSAEDISVRTAFMESRWIWGDQSLFEQTRQRFDKDFLEKQDRDFVAAKMAERDERHRRMGDSRYLVEPNVKDGKGGLRDLQTLRWIAKQALAVESNSGFVEKCIFSEAEYRRFERAERFFWAVRCHLHFAAGRHEERLGFDYQRQIAQRMHYSERPGKSAVERFMHFYFLQAKAVGDLTGVFLAQLDDRLGARGRRFALPTFRRRPSKLNGFCLDRGRLSVPGDDFLAEKPVRLIELFALAAREGLEVHPKAMRLAARDARLVDRVRDDPQANALFLEVLTCKNHPDVVLRWMNEAGVFGRFVPDFGRVVAQMQFDMYHHYTVDEHTIRAIGLLAAIERGELAKDHPLSTALFRQLGSRRVLYVAVLLHDIAKGRGGDHSEIGAEIALELCPRFGLDAAETETVAWLVRNHLLMSRTAQRRDISDPTTIADFAEAVQSPERLRLLLMLTVVDTRAVGPGTWNDWKRRLLRQLYDSAEERLRLGHKQRGRSERIALRQQELREELDWPPATWKAHARRLPESYWLAEPLAWQKSNALQIANAEARIGDLEPSVIAEDEPELAATRISIFSPDRVGLFYRISAGLASAGASIIDARIHTSRDGMALDNLLVHNSQRLAYADRRLRNRLVRAVEKAITSENLPLPPSAGPLEPRSAAFHIAPSVIVAPRASNRTTVVEVNARDRSGLLARLALAIHTEGHQVHSAHIATYGERAVDTFYLTNAQGRKLTAEEAEKLRAALLGAAAEATSERDAA; encoded by the coding sequence ATGTCAGCCCCTCGCTTCCATCTCGTCGCCGACCGGCGAGCGATTATCGACCGACGAGCCGTGGGCGAACGCTTAGCGCAGGCCGATAGGAACGCGCGCGGCGCCATCCTGAAGGCCGGGCTCGCCGACGGTAGAAGGGAAATTGCCCGACGCCTTTCGCAGGAGCCTGCGCGGGGCCGTACGGCAGCGGCCAGCATGGCCTATCTCGCTGACCAAATCGTGCGACTGTCATTCGACGCGGCCAGCGGCGCGCTGGGGGATCCAAACGAGAGTATTGCACTTGTCGGGCTGGGCGGAACGGGGCGCGGCGAAATGGCGCCGTATAGCGATGTCGACCTGCTATTCCTTGTACCGAAGGGCGCACATGGGACGTTAGCGCCGCTCGTCGAGGCAACGCTGTACCTGCTGTGGCAAATGGATTGGAAGGTGGGCCACGCCATCCGCGACGCGGATGAGGTCTTGGCTTCGTCGGCGGAGGACATCAGCGTCCGGACCGCATTCATGGAGTCGCGCTGGATCTGGGGCGATCAATCGTTGTTCGAACAGACGCGACAGCGCTTCGACAAGGACTTCTTGGAAAAGCAGGACAGAGACTTCGTGGCAGCGAAAATGGCAGAGCGCGACGAGCGGCACCGCAGGATGGGTGACAGCCGCTACCTTGTCGAGCCCAACGTCAAGGACGGGAAGGGCGGTCTGCGCGACCTCCAGACACTCAGATGGATCGCGAAGCAGGCTCTTGCCGTCGAGAGTAATTCGGGCTTCGTCGAGAAGTGCATATTCAGTGAAGCGGAGTATCGCCGGTTCGAACGGGCCGAACGATTTTTCTGGGCCGTGCGATGCCACCTCCACTTCGCGGCTGGTCGGCACGAAGAGCGGCTCGGCTTCGACTACCAGCGGCAGATCGCGCAACGCATGCATTACTCCGAGCGGCCGGGGAAATCGGCGGTTGAACGGTTCATGCACTTCTACTTCCTGCAGGCGAAGGCAGTCGGCGACCTGACCGGCGTGTTCCTCGCCCAGCTCGACGACCGGCTCGGCGCACGCGGGCGTCGATTCGCGCTCCCGACGTTCCGGCGGCGACCGAGCAAGCTAAACGGCTTTTGCCTCGATCGAGGGCGGCTGTCGGTTCCGGGCGATGATTTCCTCGCCGAAAAGCCTGTCCGGTTGATCGAACTCTTCGCGCTAGCGGCACGCGAAGGCCTGGAGGTGCATCCTAAGGCGATGAGACTCGCTGCGCGCGATGCCCGGCTGGTCGATCGTGTGCGGGACGATCCGCAGGCCAATGCGCTGTTCCTGGAAGTTCTGACCTGCAAGAACCACCCGGATGTGGTGCTGCGCTGGATGAACGAGGCGGGTGTTTTCGGGCGCTTCGTTCCAGATTTTGGCCGAGTCGTCGCCCAAATGCAGTTCGACATGTACCATCATTACACGGTCGACGAGCATACGATCCGGGCCATTGGCCTTCTGGCTGCGATCGAGCGCGGCGAATTGGCCAAGGACCATCCGCTGTCGACCGCCCTGTTCCGGCAGCTGGGATCGCGGCGCGTGCTTTACGTCGCCGTCCTGCTCCACGATATCGCCAAGGGCCGGGGCGGCGATCATAGCGAGATTGGCGCCGAGATCGCGCTGGAGCTTTGCCCGCGCTTCGGGCTCGATGCGGCCGAGACCGAGACGGTCGCCTGGCTCGTTCGCAACCATTTGCTCATGAGCCGGACTGCGCAGCGGCGCGACATCAGCGACCCCACCACCATCGCCGACTTCGCCGAGGCCGTGCAGAGCCCTGAGCGGCTCCGACTTCTGCTGATGCTCACGGTGGTCGACACCCGCGCCGTGGGGCCCGGCACATGGAACGACTGGAAGCGACGACTTCTGCGGCAATTGTACGATTCGGCGGAGGAGCGCCTTCGACTAGGCCACAAGCAGCGCGGCCGATCCGAGCGGATCGCGCTTCGGCAGCAGGAGCTTCGTGAAGAGCTGGATTGGCCGCCAGCCACCTGGAAGGCGCATGCGCGAAGGCTGCCGGAGAGTTACTGGCTGGCCGAGCCCCTGGCCTGGCAGAAATCGAACGCGCTGCAAATCGCGAACGCCGAAGCCCGGATCGGCGACCTGGAGCCGAGCGTAATCGCAGAAGACGAGCCGGAGCTGGCGGCAACGCGGATCAGCATTTTTTCGCCCGATCGCGTGGGACTGTTCTACCGGATCAGCGCCGGGCTGGCCTCGGCCGGAGCTTCGATCATCGATGCGCGGATCCATACGAGCCGCGACGGCATGGCGCTGGACAATTTGCTCGTTCACAACAGCCAGCGCCTCGCCTATGCCGACCGCCGATTGCGCAACCGCCTGGTCCGGGCCGTCGAAAAGGCAATCACATCGGAGAATCTACCGCTGCCGCCATCGGCCGGTCCGCTTGAGCCGCGAAGCGCGGCCTTCCACATTGCGCCGTCCGTCATCGTCGCTCCGCGCGCGTCGAACCGGACAACCGTTGTCGAGGTGAATGCCCGCGATCGCAGCGGCCTGCTCGCCCGGCTTGCGCTGGCAATCCATACGGAAGGTCACCAGGTTCATTCGGCCCACATCGCAACCTACGGCGAGCGCGCGGTGGATACGTTCTACCTCACGAATGCCCAGGGACGGAAGCTGACCGCCGAAGAAGCCGAGAAATTGCGGGCCGCACTCCTTGGTGCGGCCGCCGAAGCCACCTCCGAGCGCGACGCCGCATAG
- a CDS encoding bifunctional (p)ppGpp synthetase/guanosine-3',5'-bis(diphosphate) 3'-pyrophosphohydrolase has product MLRQYELIEKVRAYDPDADEALINRAYVFSMKAHGAQVRASGDPYFSHPIEVAGILTDLKLDDETIVTAILHDTIEDTVATHEQIEKLFGSSVARLVDGVTKLSKIEAQSENERQAENLRKFLLALSGDIRVLLVKLADRLHNMRTLRHIKNEDKRRRIARETMDIYAPLAERIGMYEMMTEMQTLAFRELEPDAYASITRRLDQLHAAGGDLVSRIGLGLQLHLADHGLEAEVTGREKHPFSIWKKMAERHISFEQLSDVMAFRVIVDSVEGCYRALGLIHERWPMVPGRFKDFISTPKRNGYRSLHTSVIHDSKMRIEVQIRSRDMHAQAERGLAAHWAYKEGKPAADLHVPWVDELVEILEHADSPEELLEHTRMAMYQDRIFAFTPKGELIQLPKGATPVDFAYAVHTDLGDQTVGAKVNGRVVPLRTLLENGDQVEILASEAQHPQPSWLRFVATGKARSSIRRFVRHKERDETIELGRKIYEEIVGRLPAPLASEALGRAIAKFDLEDVDALMMAIARKRISDEEVMEALMPGSAGSDIAPRPSAQRQAISIKGLTPGVAYHLAECCHPIPGDRIVGLRREDESIEVHVIGCDQLASGIDADWLDLAWGDESEGGTARLSVILRDVPGALGTMAGILGAKGANIINLHLAHRDGSFQTFHLNVEVDDLAHLHSLLAALRAADSVSSAERL; this is encoded by the coding sequence GTGCTGCGGCAATATGAACTGATCGAGAAGGTCCGGGCCTACGATCCCGACGCCGACGAGGCGCTGATCAACCGTGCCTATGTCTTTTCGATGAAGGCGCACGGTGCCCAGGTCCGCGCATCGGGCGACCCCTATTTCAGCCACCCGATCGAAGTGGCGGGAATCCTCACCGACCTGAAACTGGACGACGAGACGATCGTCACCGCCATTCTTCACGATACGATCGAGGATACGGTCGCCACCCACGAGCAGATCGAGAAGCTGTTCGGAAGCTCGGTGGCGAGGCTGGTCGACGGCGTGACGAAGCTCAGCAAGATCGAGGCGCAGTCCGAGAACGAGCGCCAGGCCGAGAATTTGCGCAAGTTCCTACTCGCGCTTTCGGGCGACATCCGGGTGCTGCTCGTCAAGCTCGCCGACCGCCTGCACAACATGCGCACGCTTCGGCACATCAAGAATGAGGACAAGCGCCGCCGGATCGCCCGCGAGACAATGGATATCTACGCGCCGCTGGCGGAACGCATCGGCATGTACGAGATGATGACCGAGATGCAGACGCTGGCGTTCCGCGAACTCGAACCGGACGCTTATGCCTCGATCACCCGTCGGCTGGACCAGCTTCACGCGGCGGGCGGCGATCTCGTCAGCAGGATCGGACTTGGACTCCAGCTGCATCTTGCCGACCACGGCCTGGAAGCCGAGGTCACGGGACGCGAGAAGCATCCCTTTTCGATCTGGAAGAAAATGGCGGAACGGCACATCAGCTTCGAGCAATTGTCGGACGTCATGGCCTTCCGCGTCATCGTCGATAGCGTCGAGGGCTGTTATCGCGCGCTTGGCCTCATTCACGAGCGCTGGCCGATGGTGCCCGGTCGTTTCAAGGACTTCATCTCGACCCCCAAGCGCAACGGGTACCGAAGCCTGCACACGTCCGTAATCCACGATTCGAAGATGCGGATCGAAGTGCAGATTCGAAGTCGGGACATGCACGCGCAGGCCGAGCGCGGCCTCGCCGCGCACTGGGCCTACAAGGAGGGCAAGCCCGCGGCAGACCTGCATGTGCCGTGGGTCGACGAGCTGGTCGAGATTCTCGAGCACGCCGACAGTCCCGAAGAATTGCTCGAGCATACCCGGATGGCGATGTACCAGGACCGGATTTTCGCCTTCACGCCCAAGGGCGAGCTCATCCAGTTGCCCAAGGGGGCGACGCCGGTTGACTTCGCCTATGCGGTGCATACTGACCTTGGCGACCAGACCGTCGGCGCCAAGGTCAACGGTCGGGTCGTTCCGCTCCGCACGCTTCTTGAGAATGGCGACCAGGTGGAGATCCTGGCCTCCGAGGCGCAGCATCCACAGCCCAGCTGGCTGAGATTCGTCGCAACGGGCAAGGCGCGGTCCTCAATCCGCCGCTTCGTTCGCCACAAGGAGCGCGACGAGACGATTGAGCTTGGCCGCAAAATCTATGAAGAGATCGTCGGTCGGCTGCCCGCGCCGCTCGCGTCCGAGGCGCTTGGTCGAGCGATCGCGAAGTTCGACCTGGAAGACGTCGATGCGCTGATGATGGCCATCGCCCGCAAACGGATTAGCGACGAGGAAGTGATGGAGGCGCTGATGCCTGGCTCCGCGGGGAGCGACATTGCGCCGCGGCCCTCGGCCCAGCGTCAGGCCATTTCGATCAAGGGACTGACACCCGGTGTCGCTTACCACCTCGCCGAATGCTGCCACCCGATTCCGGGTGATCGGATCGTCGGATTGCGCCGGGAAGATGAAAGCATCGAGGTTCATGTCATCGGTTGCGACCAGCTGGCGAGCGGCATCGATGCCGACTGGCTCGACCTGGCGTGGGGAGATGAATCCGAAGGCGGGACGGCGCGATTGAGCGTCATCCTGCGCGATGTGCCCGGGGCGCTTGGCACCATGGCGGGGATCCTGGGCGCGAAAGGCGCCAACATCATCAACCTTCACCTCGCGCATCGCGACGGCAGCTTCCAGACCTTCCACCTCAACGTCGAGGTAGACGATCTGGCCCACCTGCACTCGCTGCTTGCCGCGCTTCGCGCAGCCGACAGCGTGTCGAGCGCCGAGCGGCTTTAG
- a CDS encoding methyltransferase domain-containing protein, giving the protein MRRVAHRANSPKWQFLRGFLKNPVMVGSVIPSSRVLIDKMLAPVDWKATRLFVEYGPGVGTFTRPILDKLGKDARLIAIDTNPDFIAYLKKSIDDPRLIAVHGSAADVEKIIAEHGFEKADYVVSGLPFSTLPPGVGEAIGAATANAIRSGGAFLVYQFSPKVRDFIAPYFERIERGFEWINVPPATLFWAWREPATA; this is encoded by the coding sequence GTGCGCCGGGTCGCGCATCGGGCAAATAGCCCGAAGTGGCAGTTCCTTCGCGGTTTCCTGAAGAATCCCGTGATGGTCGGGTCCGTCATCCCGTCGAGCCGAGTGCTGATCGACAAGATGCTGGCACCCGTTGATTGGAAGGCAACCAGGCTGTTCGTCGAATATGGGCCGGGCGTCGGCACGTTCACCCGTCCGATCCTGGACAAGCTGGGTAAGGACGCCCGGCTCATCGCCATCGACACCAATCCCGATTTCATTGCCTATCTCAAGAAATCGATCGACGATCCGCGCCTCATTGCGGTCCACGGCTCCGCTGCGGATGTCGAGAAGATCATTGCCGAGCATGGTTTCGAGAAGGCCGACTATGTGGTGTCGGGATTGCCCTTCTCCACGCTCCCGCCCGGCGTCGGCGAAGCGATCGGAGCGGCCACGGCGAACGCGATCCGAAGCGGGGGCGCGTTCCTGGTCTACCAGTTCAGCCCCAAGGTCCGCGATTTCATCGCCCCTTATTTCGAGCGGATCGAGCGCGGCTTCGAATGGATCAATGTGCCGCCGGCCACCCTGTTCTGGGCATGGCGCGAACCGGCCACGGCCTGA
- a CDS encoding phosphatidylserine/phosphatidylglycerophosphate/cardiolipin synthase family protein → MIETARESIRVLFYMFTEDKAGTRVLQALTEAARRGVAVRLLLDEFGCGAIRPGFLEPLRDAGGTYSVFHPTLSRRYLIRNHQKMVVADGSRAIIGGANINEHYLTDEGPKHWRDLWLAVDGPAVEKLADYFDDIENWTVHPKPLVKKLRRIIARHSRGSGPIAWRFSGPIARSNPWPVQIVKDILSAKRLDIVAAYFSPSNAMLRRIGGVSERGGEARLVTASKSDNNATIAATRFTYGRLLKRGVRVFEYQPAKFHTKLYIADDAVHIGSANFDFRSLYLNLEMMLRVEDAQFARAMRDYVDGEIANSIEITPAIHKAKATLWRKTKWALSNFLVTTMDYTVTRRINLGQE, encoded by the coding sequence ATGATCGAGACCGCGCGCGAATCCATCCGCGTCCTCTTTTACATGTTCACGGAGGACAAGGCCGGTACCCGGGTCCTCCAGGCGCTAACCGAGGCGGCCAGGCGCGGGGTCGCGGTTCGGCTATTGCTCGACGAATTCGGCTGCGGCGCCATTCGCCCCGGTTTTCTGGAGCCGCTCCGCGATGCCGGCGGTACCTACAGCGTCTTTCATCCCACGCTCAGCCGCCGCTACCTTATCCGCAACCACCAGAAGATGGTCGTCGCCGACGGCAGCCGCGCGATCATCGGGGGCGCCAATATCAACGAGCATTACCTTACTGATGAGGGCCCGAAGCACTGGCGCGATCTGTGGCTGGCGGTCGACGGCCCGGCTGTCGAGAAGCTCGCCGATTACTTCGACGACATCGAGAACTGGACGGTTCATCCCAAACCCCTGGTCAAGAAACTGCGCCGAATCATCGCCCGCCACAGCCGTGGCAGCGGACCGATCGCCTGGCGGTTCAGCGGACCCATCGCCCGAAGCAATCCGTGGCCGGTGCAGATCGTGAAGGACATACTCTCCGCCAAGAGGCTCGATATCGTCGCCGCTTATTTTTCACCTTCGAACGCCATGCTCCGGCGAATCGGCGGGGTCTCGGAACGCGGCGGAGAGGCTCGCCTTGTGACGGCTTCGAAGTCGGACAATAATGCGACCATCGCCGCCACACGCTTCACTTACGGGCGGTTGCTCAAGCGCGGGGTTCGGGTCTTCGAATATCAGCCGGCGAAATTCCACACCAAGCTCTACATCGCCGATGATGCCGTCCACATCGGCTCGGCCAACTTCGATTTTCGAAGTCTCTATCTCAATCTGGAGATGATGCTCCGGGTCGAGGATGCCCAATTCGCCAGGGCCATGCGCGACTATGTCGATGGCGAGATCGCGAACTCGATCGAGATTACGCCTGCCATCCACAAGGCCAAGGCGACCTTGTGGCGCAAGACGAAGTGGGCGCTTTCGAACTTCCTGGTGACGACGATGGATTATACCGTCACCCGCCGAATCAACCTCGGCCAGGAGTGA
- a CDS encoding acyltransferase, whose protein sequence is MERSSSRRPHYGNLEALRGIAALIVVMHHLSLQPGTFLTGNPWLAQGWLFVDLFFVLSGFVIASVHMDSPACEATAKGFLIRRFFRLWPLHFVTLVAALGIDLLGGEAAKPGYGAMVALNLTMTHAWGLVPGSVLNGPSWSISVEWAAYLLFAGVCLATADFRRRLTTMAMVGILSLILLLVFRGGSLDGDLSLRLPRCLMSFALGVLLWGWAGGRAPLSRRSAAYGQLAIAAAMAAVLPITAATPALGLAIPLMSAAMVAIMVRDSGSAARSILERPVPQWLGRHSYSIYLVHMPLFRWLSEAGADELPRTAWLAFSLAALVVVSSVTYRLVEVPWRERGRTISRRAGQSVAVGEHSPQAV, encoded by the coding sequence GTGGAAAGATCGTCATCCCGCCGGCCGCATTACGGCAATCTCGAGGCGCTTCGCGGCATAGCGGCGCTTATCGTCGTCATGCATCATCTTTCGCTTCAGCCCGGCACTTTTCTGACCGGCAATCCCTGGCTGGCGCAGGGATGGCTGTTCGTTGACCTGTTCTTCGTGCTGTCGGGATTCGTCATCGCTTCCGTCCATATGGATAGCCCGGCGTGCGAAGCGACGGCCAAGGGATTTCTCATCCGGCGCTTTTTCCGGCTTTGGCCCCTGCATTTCGTGACTTTGGTCGCCGCGCTGGGGATCGACTTGCTTGGCGGTGAGGCAGCCAAGCCAGGTTACGGGGCGATGGTCGCTCTCAACCTGACAATGACGCACGCTTGGGGGCTTGTGCCTGGCAGTGTGCTCAATGGACCGAGCTGGAGCATCAGTGTCGAGTGGGCGGCCTATCTGCTGTTCGCAGGCGTTTGCTTGGCGACCGCCGATTTTCGCCGCCGTCTCACTACCATGGCGATGGTCGGTATTCTTTCCCTGATCCTGCTCCTGGTGTTCCGCGGCGGGTCGCTCGACGGGGATTTATCGCTTCGTCTGCCGCGTTGTCTGATGAGCTTTGCGCTCGGGGTGTTGCTGTGGGGCTGGGCAGGCGGCCGTGCGCCGCTGAGCCGCAGGTCTGCGGCGTATGGGCAGCTTGCGATCGCGGCGGCAATGGCCGCAGTCCTGCCAATCACCGCCGCAACGCCCGCTCTCGGCTTGGCCATTCCGCTCATGTCGGCGGCAATGGTCGCGATCATGGTCAGGGATTCCGGTTCGGCCGCCCGCTCGATATTGGAGCGTCCGGTGCCCCAGTGGCTCGGACGGCACAGCTATTCCATTTACCTGGTGCATATGCCCCTTTTCCGCTGGCTCTCGGAGGCCGGTGCGGATGAGCTCCCGCGAACCGCGTGGCTGGCCTTTAGCCTTGCTGCCCTGGTGGTCGTATCGAGCGTGACCTACCGGTTGGTCGAAGTCCCCTGGCGCGAGCGGGGCCGGACAATTTCGCGGCGCGCCGGGCAATCAGTCGCGGTCGGCGAGCATTCTCCGCAGGCTGTATAG
- a CDS encoding helix-turn-helix domain-containing protein: MLAEDPDIEAFRKAALTCPLPPAVELIGERWAFLILRGALNGLQHFEQFQAGLGIARNILSNRLTKMVEGGILERHADPDDRRKVVYSLSAKGEALLPVVLALRQWGEDWGHGSQDIVLADTRDGKPVRRICVQSHDGRPLALHDLMWIDRSTGAELRREDADMKKAAG, encoded by the coding sequence ATGCTTGCGGAAGATCCGGACATTGAGGCTTTCCGCAAGGCTGCGCTGACCTGCCCACTGCCTCCGGCTGTAGAGCTTATCGGCGAGCGCTGGGCTTTCCTTATTCTTCGCGGCGCCTTGAACGGGCTCCAGCATTTCGAACAATTCCAGGCCGGGCTCGGCATCGCCCGCAACATCCTGTCGAATCGGCTGACGAAAATGGTTGAAGGCGGGATCCTCGAGCGCCACGCCGATCCCGACGATCGACGCAAAGTCGTCTATTCCCTCTCTGCCAAGGGCGAGGCCCTACTCCCGGTCGTCCTCGCTCTGCGCCAATGGGGCGAGGACTGGGGCCATGGCAGTCAGGACATCGTGCTTGCCGACACCCGCGATGGAAAGCCTGTGCGGCGGATTTGCGTTCAGTCCCACGACGGCCGCCCGCTCGCACTGCACGACCTGATGTGGATCGACCGCTCAACCGGGGCGGAATTGCGCCGGGAAGATGCGGACATGAAAAAGGCGGCTGGTTAG
- a CDS encoding NADP-dependent malic enzyme, whose amino-acid sequence MSESNVKFTRDEAIDFHARGRPGKIEIVASKPMATQRDLSLAYSPGVAVPVEEIAADPSRAYDLTAKGNLVAVISNGTAILGLGNLGALASKPVMEGKAVLFKRFADVDSIDLELDTTDAQRFIEAVELLEPSFGGINLEDIAAPECFIIEQALKERMNIPVFHDDQHGTAIITAAGLINACHLTGRELADIKVVVNGAGAAAIACTELIKSMGVPHPNVIMCDRKGPLYPGREGMDQFKSAHAVPTEARSLEEALVGADVFLGLSAAGALKPEMVEAMAPQPIIFAMANPIPEILPEDARAVRPDAIIATGRSDYPNQVNNVLGFPFIFRGALDVRATGINDEMKIAAANALAALAREAVPEEVAAAYGGTSHSFGPDYIIPAPFDPRLIEIVPVAVAKAAMESGCAQRPISDFDAYRRQLRARLNPTASALSLAFEAAKANPKRVLFAEGEEENVLRAAISFKEGGYGIPVLVGREDVHERLRALGVDHPEEYEVLNSRNSPLVGRAVDYLYGLRQRHGMLRREAERMVNQDRNIFASAMLALGEGDAMITGTTRPFSQSLREVRTVLDEAEGTAPFGINVVVGRQRTVLIADTAVTERPTAEQYAAIAIRSAAFARRMGQDPRVAFVSYTTFGNPPGRHIAELRDAVKLLDTIVTDFEYEGEMGPDVALTYEMQRKFYPFSRLTGPANILIMPGLQSANISAKLLRALGGESVLGPYLLGMSLPVQIAPMTAGSSDLVTLAVLAAGGADSIRKPKKA is encoded by the coding sequence TTGAGCGAAAGCAACGTCAAATTCACTCGCGACGAAGCGATCGATTTCCATGCGCGCGGCCGGCCGGGAAAAATCGAGATCGTCGCTTCGAAGCCGATGGCGACCCAGCGCGACCTCAGCCTTGCCTATTCGCCGGGCGTCGCGGTTCCGGTCGAGGAAATTGCCGCCGATCCGTCGAGAGCCTACGACCTCACGGCGAAAGGTAATCTGGTCGCGGTCATTTCCAACGGAACGGCGATTTTAGGCCTCGGAAATTTGGGGGCGCTTGCCTCCAAGCCGGTGATGGAAGGCAAGGCTGTCCTGTTCAAGCGCTTCGCCGACGTCGATTCGATCGATCTTGAGCTCGATACGACCGACGCACAGCGATTCATCGAGGCGGTCGAGTTGCTCGAGCCGAGCTTCGGCGGAATCAATCTCGAGGATATTGCCGCGCCGGAGTGCTTCATCATCGAGCAGGCGCTGAAGGAACGGATGAACATCCCGGTCTTTCATGACGATCAGCACGGAACGGCGATCATCACCGCCGCCGGCCTGATCAACGCCTGTCATCTCACGGGCCGAGAGCTTGCCGACATCAAAGTCGTCGTGAACGGCGCCGGAGCGGCGGCCATCGCCTGTACCGAGCTTATCAAGTCGATGGGCGTCCCCCACCCCAACGTCATCATGTGCGACCGGAAGGGGCCGCTCTATCCCGGTCGCGAAGGGATGGACCAGTTCAAGTCGGCCCACGCCGTGCCGACCGAAGCGCGAAGCTTGGAAGAGGCGCTGGTCGGAGCGGACGTATTCCTTGGCCTTTCCGCAGCCGGCGCGCTGAAGCCGGAGATGGTCGAGGCCATGGCGCCCCAGCCGATCATCTTCGCGATGGCCAATCCCATTCCGGAAATTCTGCCGGAGGATGCCCGCGCCGTTCGCCCCGACGCGATCATCGCCACCGGGCGCTCCGACTATCCCAACCAGGTCAACAACGTCCTTGGCTTTCCCTTCATTTTCCGAGGCGCGCTCGACGTCCGCGCGACCGGGATCAATGACGAGATGAAAATCGCGGCCGCGAACGCGCTCGCTGCTCTGGCGCGCGAGGCGGTACCGGAAGAGGTGGCCGCGGCCTATGGGGGGACGAGCCACTCGTTCGGCCCCGACTACATCATCCCGGCGCCGTTCGATCCCCGGCTGATCGAGATCGTGCCGGTGGCCGTCGCGAAAGCGGCGATGGAAAGCGGCTGCGCGCAGCGGCCCATCAGCGACTTTGATGCCTATCGCCGACAACTTCGCGCCCGTCTCAATCCCACGGCATCCGCACTTAGCCTGGCGTTCGAGGCGGCCAAGGCCAATCCGAAGCGCGTACTGTTCGCCGAGGGCGAAGAAGAAAACGTTCTCCGCGCAGCCATCTCCTTCAAGGAAGGCGGCTACGGCATTCCCGTGCTGGTCGGACGCGAGGATGTTCATGAGCGACTGCGCGCCCTGGGCGTCGATCATCCGGAAGAGTATGAGGTTCTCAACAGCCGCAACTCGCCCCTCGTCGGACGGGCTGTCGACTATCTTTACGGCCTGAGGCAACGGCACGGGATGCTTCGCCGCGAAGCCGAGCGGATGGTGAATCAGGATCGCAACATCTTCGCAAGCGCGATGCTGGCCCTTGGCGAAGGGGACGCGATGATCACCGGTACGACCCGTCCCTTCAGCCAGTCGCTTCGCGAAGTTCGAACCGTGCTCGATGAGGCGGAAGGCACCGCGCCGTTCGGCATCAACGTCGTCGTCGGGCGCCAGCGCACGGTGCTGATCGCCGACACGGCGGTGACCGAGCGTCCCACGGCGGAGCAGTATGCGGCCATTGCCATCCGTTCGGCCGCTTTCGCCCGGCGAATGGGGCAGGATCCGCGCGTCGCCTTCGTCAGCTATACGACGTTCGGCAATCCACCCGGACGCCACATCGCCGAGCTTCGCGACGCAGTGAAGCTTCTCGACACCATCGTCACCGATTTCGAGTATGAAGGGGAAATGGGTCCGGACGTTGCGCTGACCTATGAAATGCAGCGCAAATTCTATCCGTTCAGCCGGCTCACAGGACCCGCAAACATCCTCATCATGCCGGGCCTGCAATCGGCCAACATTTCGGCCAAGCTGCTCCGAGCGCTCGGCGGGGAAAGCGTTTTGGGACCCTATCTGCTCGGCATGTCGCTGCCGGTACAGATTGCGCCGATGACGGCCGGCTCGTCGGACCTCGTGACTCTCGCAGTGCTTGCGGCAGGCGGCGCGGATTCGATTCGCAAGCCGAAGAAGGCCTAA
- the rpoZ gene encoding DNA-directed RNA polymerase subunit omega: MARVTVEDCVDKVSNRFDLVLLAAQRARQISGGADLTIDRDRDKNPVVALREIAEETVKPKHLEEAIVGNLQRVRIDEDDETDELASLSESAEALRLTAAAPPRPTPSASEYE, from the coding sequence ATGGCGCGCGTGACGGTTGAAGATTGTGTCGACAAGGTATCGAACCGGTTCGACCTCGTGTTGCTGGCGGCCCAGCGCGCCCGGCAGATTTCGGGCGGTGCAGACCTCACCATCGATCGCGACCGCGACAAGAACCCGGTCGTGGCTCTTCGCGAAATCGCTGAGGAAACGGTTAAGCCGAAGCACCTGGAAGAGGCGATCGTCGGCAATCTCCAGCGTGTCCGCATCGACGAGGATGACGAAACGGATGAGCTGGCGAGCCTCAGCGAATCCGCCGAAGCGCTTCGCCTGACTGCAGCGGCGCCGCCGCGCCCGACTCCGAGCGCGAGCGAGTACGAGTAA